A region of Deltaproteobacteria bacterium DNA encodes the following proteins:
- a CDS encoding alpha/beta hydrolase, with translation MSFQAEDGFLINAVLVSGEFERAEELYEAPIVLLVHGVLGHFLARGTPRLLPNALAEHGFNSLSINTRMAFTGQIFGGGIFDEAVMDIEAAVKVLVKEGFRNIIILGWSLGANISVYYAVKEPDPNVRGLILEGCSSSLPESNKNRFDKWNSIPSYDHIYEIAKKVLRPDPVTTRNDRVFIVYRAWGPTFDPSDVELFTYRTWWFMRSPEAYNAKTKEIISGVKVPVLFIHGKEDYIVGEEEPRELVRILNESGNEEVELNFVPGARHDCMENPAFTVDVLAGWLSRFEKAYQ, from the coding sequence ATGAGCTTTCAGGCCGAGGACGGGTTTCTTATCAATGCGGTGCTGGTTTCGGGGGAATTTGAAAGGGCAGAGGAGCTTTACGAAGCGCCCATAGTGCTTCTGGTGCACGGGGTTCTGGGGCACTTCCTGGCAAGGGGCACACCCAGACTACTTCCAAACGCTCTCGCAGAGCACGGGTTCAACTCACTTTCCATTAACACGCGTATGGCGTTTACGGGGCAGATATTCGGCGGGGGTATTTTCGATGAGGCCGTGATGGACATAGAGGCCGCCGTAAAGGTTCTGGTCAAGGAAGGTTTCAGGAATATTATTATCCTCGGATGGAGTCTCGGGGCCAATATAAGTGTTTATTACGCCGTGAAGGAGCCGGACCCTAATGTGAGGGGGCTCATTTTGGAAGGCTGCTCCTCCTCACTCCCGGAATCCAATAAAAACAGGTTCGACAAGTGGAACAGCATACCGTCCTATGACCATATTTATGAGATCGCAAAGAAGGTTCTGAGGCCGGACCCCGTTACTACCAGGAATGACAGAGTATTTATCGTGTACCGAGCGTGGGGGCCTACTTTTGATCCCTCCGACGTGGAACTGTTCACATACAGGACATGGTGGTTTATGAGAAGTCCCGAAGCGTATAACGCCAAGACCAAAGAGATCATATCCGGAGTGAAGGTGCCGGTGCTGTTTATTCACGGGAAAGAGGATTACATAGTCGGCGAGGAAGAACCCCGCGAGCTTGTCCGTATATTAAATGAGTCCGGCAACGAGGAGGTCGAACTTAATTTCGTCCCGGGCGCGCGGCATGACTGCATGGAGAACCCCGCGTTCACGGTCGATGTTCTTGCCGGATGGCTTTCCAGATTCGAGAAGGCGTATCAGTAA
- the lhgO gene encoding L-2-hydroxyglutarate oxidase has translation MDRNKVEHTCHILIAGAGITGLTTARELLKRGLGDIIIIEKESSPGAHASGRNSGVLHAGIYYSPGTNKARFCVEGNRLMKEFCRERGLTLMESGKVIVPDSEEKLAALDELKRRADSSGARSRMIDRNELLEIEPHAAPSERALYSPDTAVIDPKEILRALADELEESGNVKILYGTSFLGLKGSATAVSSGGNIKFEKFINAAGAFADRVAREFGVGSGYRIQPFKGTYRKLARGSSHLVRGNIYPVPDLRNPFLGVHFTRGASGEVYIGPTAIPALGREEYGFLDDLSLETFSILWRDGILLFTNDGFRAAAISELKKYSARLFLKEARGLVPGLRMSDIEDTPKAGIRPQLVDWNSKKLVMDFVVVRDGDSLHILNAISPAFTCSMAFAGHTVDLLLE, from the coding sequence GTGGATAGAAATAAAGTGGAGCATACGTGCCATATCCTGATAGCTGGCGCGGGCATAACAGGCCTTACGACGGCCCGCGAGCTTCTGAAAAGAGGCCTGGGCGATATTATCATAATTGAAAAAGAGTCTTCACCGGGGGCACATGCGAGCGGCAGGAACAGCGGTGTTCTCCACGCCGGTATCTACTATTCTCCGGGCACTAACAAGGCCAGGTTCTGTGTCGAGGGGAACAGGCTGATGAAGGAGTTTTGCAGGGAGAGGGGGCTTACCTTGATGGAGAGCGGGAAGGTGATCGTGCCCGACAGCGAGGAGAAACTCGCGGCGCTCGACGAGCTTAAAAGAAGGGCGGATTCGAGCGGTGCCAGATCCCGCATGATAGACCGGAATGAGCTTTTGGAAATCGAGCCTCACGCCGCCCCTTCGGAGAGGGCGCTCTATTCCCCCGATACGGCAGTGATTGATCCGAAGGAGATTCTGCGCGCGCTCGCCGATGAGCTTGAGGAATCCGGAAATGTAAAGATTCTCTACGGGACTTCATTCCTCGGGCTCAAGGGGTCGGCCACCGCAGTGAGCTCGGGCGGAAATATAAAATTCGAGAAATTTATTAACGCAGCCGGCGCATTTGCGGACAGGGTGGCACGGGAGTTCGGCGTCGGGAGCGGTTACAGGATACAGCCTTTCAAGGGAACGTACAGAAAGCTCGCCCGGGGGAGCTCCCATCTCGTAAGGGGGAATATCTATCCCGTTCCCGACCTGAGAAACCCCTTTCTCGGCGTTCATTTTACAAGAGGCGCCAGCGGCGAAGTCTATATAGGGCCAACCGCGATTCCGGCTCTCGGGCGGGAGGAATACGGCTTTCTGGACGATCTTTCACTGGAGACCTTTTCAATATTGTGGAGGGACGGGATTCTACTGTTCACGAACGACGGGTTCAGGGCGGCGGCTATCTCCGAATTAAAAAAGTATTCGGCGCGGCTCTTCCTGAAAGAAGCGCGGGGGCTTGTTCCGGGGCTTCGTATGAGCGATATCGAGGACACTCCCAAGGCGGGTATACGCCCTCAGCTCGTGGACTGGAATTCAAAAAAGCTTGTAATGGATTTCGTTGTAGTCAGGGATGGGGACTCACTACATATATTAAACGCGATTTCCCCCGCCTTTACATGCTCAATGGCTTTTGCCGGGCATACGGTCGATTTGCTGCTTGAATGA
- a CDS encoding NAD(P)/FAD-dependent oxidoreductase, which yields MQHSLSPETYDVIVIGGGPSGIQTSMLLAEKGLRTVLIDKNTEIGKDVVCSGVISKEAFSRYDLPESAILASLGKADLYSPFGTFIPYCHPEETVVVVDRHKFDSELAKAAARKGVAIRLNTKVSSLDVNGDCVSAELRTASGVSRIRARTAVIATGVSFHLQSALGMGRPEKIIKGIQVEVRAEEVGRLRIYWGNEISAGFFGWAIPLSDGRTRVGVMTEEDPINGLNHILSRIGPYRNICSETGKVKRRGIAFGTISRSYSDRVVAVGEASGLVKTTTGGGIYYGLISAEMASDTISEAFATGDFSAGTLSAYEKLWKKSLGREIAFGKRFHGFYSRLKDNSIEALFDAAKKDNLLHYISRNGKFDWHKNAVVKILRSPNLRRVLLWEGINSVKANISY from the coding sequence ATGCAGCATTCTTTATCTCCCGAAACATACGATGTAATAGTAATAGGAGGAGGCCCGAGCGGCATCCAGACCTCAATGCTTCTCGCGGAGAAAGGCCTCAGGACTGTATTGATCGACAAAAATACCGAGATAGGAAAAGACGTAGTATGCTCCGGCGTTATAAGTAAAGAGGCCTTTTCCAGGTACGACCTTCCGGAGAGCGCAATCCTGGCGAGCCTCGGGAAAGCAGACCTTTATTCACCCTTCGGAACGTTTATTCCCTACTGTCATCCCGAAGAGACGGTTGTAGTAGTTGACAGGCATAAATTCGACTCAGAGCTCGCCAAAGCCGCCGCTCGTAAAGGGGTCGCGATAAGGCTAAATACGAAGGTATCGTCGCTCGACGTAAACGGTGACTGCGTATCGGCGGAGTTGAGAACCGCCTCGGGCGTAAGCAGGATAAGGGCCCGGACGGCGGTAATAGCGACAGGTGTGAGCTTCCACCTCCAGAGCGCGCTTGGAATGGGAAGACCTGAAAAAATCATTAAGGGCATACAGGTAGAGGTCCGAGCCGAAGAGGTCGGTCGTCTCAGGATATACTGGGGGAACGAGATCTCCGCGGGATTTTTCGGATGGGCTATACCGCTCTCGGACGGAAGAACCAGGGTCGGAGTAATGACTGAAGAAGATCCGATTAACGGACTTAATCATATCCTCTCCCGCATAGGTCCCTACAGAAATATTTGCTCCGAGACAGGAAAGGTCAAAAGAAGGGGTATCGCGTTCGGCACCATATCAAGGAGTTACTCCGACAGGGTAGTCGCCGTAGGGGAGGCCTCGGGTCTCGTGAAAACCACCACAGGGGGCGGAATTTACTACGGTCTTATAAGCGCGGAAATGGCGTCCGATACGATCAGCGAGGCTTTTGCCACGGGCGATTTCAGCGCCGGGACGTTGTCCGCCTATGAAAAATTATGGAAAAAAAGCCTGGGACGGGAGATTGCGTTCGGCAAGCGTTTCCACGGTTTCTATTCAAGGCTGAAAGACAATTCGATAGAAGCTCTGTTTGACGCCGCCAAAAAGGACAACCTTCTCCATTACATATCCAGGAACGGAAAGTTTGACTGGCACAAAAACGCTGTGGTTAAAATCCTGAGAAGCCCGAACCTGAGACGGGTTCTCCTATGGGAGGGAATTAACTCGGTAAAGGCAAATATTTCTTACTGA
- the nuoF gene encoding NADH-quinone oxidoreductase subunit NuoF: MPELRIIRTYVDRTDSHTIESYISNEGYTALPKALKMEPGEIIEQIKKSGLRGRGGAGFPTGVKWGFIQRDSKKPIYLCCNADESEPGSFKDREILEQDPHQMLEGIIIACYTINSHKAYIYIRGEMPNGARIIENAIKEAYDRGYLGNNILNSGFDLDVVLFRGAGAYICGEETGLLESIEGKNGEPRPKPPFPAQIGLFGCPTIVNNVETLACVPHIINRGAEWFSEIGTPKNTGTKIYGLCGAINKPGLYELPLGIPLRELLDEYGEGVPGGGKVKAISPGGSSASVLSADELDLPMDFDTLAGVGSMLGTAGVTVMDEETCMVRVAHNLAHFYRDESCGQCVQCREGTWWLTKMLAMIEEGRGKMEYIDTLLDACSQMRGTTICALADGCAMPVESIVRKFRHEFEEHVRLGKCPFERKHMGDWI, from the coding sequence ATGCCCGAGCTTAGAATAATTCGCACTTACGTGGATAGAACCGACTCGCATACGATAGAATCCTATATTTCCAACGAAGGCTACACTGCGCTTCCGAAAGCGCTTAAGATGGAGCCCGGAGAAATAATAGAGCAGATAAAGAAGTCAGGTCTCCGGGGAAGAGGCGGGGCAGGGTTCCCTACGGGCGTGAAGTGGGGATTCATTCAGAGGGACTCGAAGAAGCCTATATATCTCTGCTGTAACGCGGACGAAAGCGAGCCCGGCAGCTTCAAGGACAGGGAAATACTGGAACAGGACCCACATCAGATGCTGGAAGGGATAATTATCGCATGCTACACGATCAATTCCCACAAGGCCTACATATATATAAGAGGTGAAATGCCAAACGGCGCGCGGATCATAGAAAACGCGATCAAAGAAGCTTACGACAGGGGTTATCTGGGTAATAATATTCTGAATTCGGGGTTCGATCTGGACGTGGTGCTGTTCAGGGGCGCGGGCGCTTATATATGCGGCGAGGAGACGGGCCTTCTGGAGTCTATAGAGGGAAAGAACGGCGAACCGAGACCGAAGCCCCCGTTCCCCGCGCAGATCGGCCTTTTCGGATGCCCCACCATTGTGAACAACGTCGAGACGCTCGCCTGCGTTCCCCACATTATAAACAGGGGCGCCGAGTGGTTCTCCGAGATAGGCACTCCCAAGAATACCGGGACCAAGATCTACGGTCTCTGCGGCGCTATCAACAAGCCGGGCCTTTACGAGCTTCCCCTCGGGATCCCGCTTCGTGAGCTGCTCGACGAGTACGGCGAAGGTGTTCCCGGCGGCGGAAAGGTGAAGGCAATATCCCCCGGAGGCTCATCGGCTTCCGTTCTTTCGGCGGACGAGCTCGACCTGCCGATGGATTTCGACACACTGGCGGGCGTGGGCTCGATGCTCGGAACAGCCGGGGTCACGGTCATGGATGAAGAGACCTGCATGGTGAGGGTCGCTCACAATCTCGCCCATTTCTACAGGGACGAGTCCTGCGGGCAGTGCGTGCAGTGCAGGGAGGGCACGTGGTGGCTCACGAAGATGCTCGCCATGATAGAGGAGGGGAGGGGGAAGATGGAGTATATCGACACTCTGCTCGACGCGTGCTCACAGATGAGGGGGACGACTATTTGCGCCCTGGCCGACGGGTGCGCCATGCCTGTCGAGTCAATTGTGAGAAAGTTCCGCCACGAGTTCGAGGAGCACGTGAGACTCGGGAAATGCCCATTCGAGAGGAAGCACATGGGGGACTGGATTTAG
- the tatA gene encoding twin-arginine translocase TatA/TatE family subunit, whose translation MIGGLGIWELIIILVILLLIFGPSRLGDLGSSLGKGIKGFRKSLKDDEIDVTPPKDESKKIDDHNLETPSSTSDKKENVR comes from the coding sequence ATGATAGGCGGACTTGGAATTTGGGAACTTATTATAATTCTGGTGATACTGCTTTTGATTTTCGGCCCGAGCAGGCTCGGAGATCTCGGCTCATCGCTCGGCAAGGGGATCAAGGGTTTCAGGAAATCACTGAAAGACGACGAAATCGACGTCACCCCTCCCAAAGACGAATCCAAAAAGATCGACGACCATAATCTTGAAACACCCAGCTCCACATCGGACAAGAAAGAAAACGTCCGGTAA
- a CDS encoding MgtC/SapB family protein — MEIAELLDFSPIQLRILIYVVVSMLLGAVVGLDRELADKPAGLRTHMLVAGSATLLVSLGQIIVREYDINSEILRSDPIRIIEAIITGVSFLGAGTIIRRGVGKVQGLTTAATLLFVASVGICVALSKLLLAVGVTVIALLTLRGVVFVERRLGFGPKSSDD, encoded by the coding sequence ATGGAAATAGCAGAGCTGCTGGATTTCAGCCCGATTCAGCTCAGAATACTCATATACGTAGTCGTGTCGATGCTTCTAGGCGCTGTTGTGGGTCTCGACCGGGAGCTTGCGGATAAGCCCGCGGGACTCAGGACGCATATGCTCGTGGCGGGCTCGGCGACTTTACTCGTCTCGCTCGGCCAGATTATCGTGAGGGAATACGATATAAATTCCGAGATACTCAGGTCTGACCCCATTCGTATAATAGAGGCGATAATTACCGGGGTGAGCTTTCTGGGAGCGGGGACTATCATAAGGAGAGGCGTTGGCAAAGTACAGGGGCTGACGACCGCGGCTACTTTATTGTTCGTCGCCTCGGTGGGAATATGCGTCGCATTGTCAAAGCTGCTTCTGGCCGTAGGCGTTACGGTGATCGCGCTCCTTACTCTTCGTGGAGTTGTTTTCGTGGAGAGAAGACTCGGATTCGGCCCTAAAAGCTCTGATGATTAA
- a CDS encoding DUF1328 domain-containing protein — MLGWAVTFLIIAIIAGILGFGGIAGTATGIAKILFFVFLIVFIISLIFGRRPRA, encoded by the coding sequence ATGTTAGGATGGGCAGTGACTTTTTTAATAATAGCGATAATTGCGGGTATTCTCGGATTCGGAGGCATAGCCGGTACCGCTACCGGGATAGCCAAGATCCTGTTCTTTGTATTCCTCATCGTGTTTATCATATCCCTTATCTTCGGGCGGAGGCCGAGGGCCTGA
- a CDS encoding NAD(P)/FAD-dependent oxidoreductase produces MESGNEKLHRVVILGGGFGGLYAAKELSRLNFRVTLIDKRNFHLFQPLLYQVAAGWLSPGEIASPLRMMLNRYKNTYVFKGEVIDILPREKKVLLRDDEVEYDTLIVATGSHHHYFGHDEWAETAPGLKTVEDALEMRRKILLSFEAAERETDPEIQKEWMTFLIIGAGPTGVELAGTIGELTRTTLKHDFRNINTADSKIILVEGLDHVLPTYPPELSVKAEESLKCLGVTIRLNTMVTEIKGNKVKIKKNGEEEEIQSRTILWTAGVKASFLGKVIEQRAGAVLDKGGRVIVESDLSVPGHPDIFVIGDLAHFSGKDGEPLPGVAPVAMQEGRYVARLIEDRRNGKEPGPFKYVDKGSLAVIGRNSAVAEIGKFKLSGFLAWIIWAFVHIRYLIEFDNKIVVLFRWAWNYFTRKRGVRLITGDTPATLIENKKKKLSG; encoded by the coding sequence ATGGAAAGCGGAAACGAAAAACTTCATCGCGTAGTGATACTGGGAGGAGGATTCGGCGGCCTATACGCGGCTAAAGAACTCTCACGCTTGAATTTCAGGGTAACCCTCATAGACAAGAGAAATTTCCATCTTTTTCAGCCCCTCCTGTACCAGGTCGCCGCCGGATGGCTCTCCCCGGGTGAAATCGCCTCACCTCTCAGGATGATGCTTAACCGCTACAAAAACACCTATGTTTTCAAGGGAGAAGTGATAGATATACTGCCCCGGGAAAAAAAGGTGCTGCTGAGGGATGACGAGGTTGAATACGATACGCTCATTGTAGCTACCGGTTCTCATCATCACTACTTCGGGCACGACGAGTGGGCGGAAACGGCCCCGGGCCTAAAAACCGTAGAAGACGCCCTCGAGATGCGGCGCAAGATACTCCTCTCTTTTGAGGCGGCTGAGCGGGAAACGGACCCCGAAATTCAGAAGGAGTGGATGACCTTCCTCATAATAGGAGCCGGCCCCACAGGGGTGGAGCTTGCGGGCACAATAGGCGAGCTCACACGGACCACGCTGAAACACGACTTCAGGAATATAAACACGGCGGACTCGAAGATTATTCTTGTCGAAGGCCTGGACCATGTCCTGCCCACATATCCCCCCGAGCTATCCGTCAAAGCGGAGGAATCGCTTAAATGCCTTGGTGTGACTATCAGGTTGAATACGATGGTTACGGAGATCAAAGGTAACAAGGTAAAGATAAAGAAAAACGGCGAGGAGGAGGAAATACAGTCAAGGACCATACTTTGGACAGCGGGTGTAAAAGCGTCTTTTCTGGGCAAAGTGATAGAGCAGCGCGCGGGAGCCGTGCTCGACAAAGGAGGAAGGGTCATCGTCGAGTCCGACCTGAGCGTCCCTGGTCACCCCGATATATTCGTAATAGGCGACCTGGCTCATTTCTCCGGCAAGGACGGCGAGCCGCTTCCCGGAGTAGCCCCTGTAGCGATGCAGGAAGGCAGATACGTCGCCCGTCTGATAGAGGACAGGAGAAACGGGAAAGAGCCCGGACCGTTTAAATACGTTGATAAAGGGAGCCTCGCCGTAATCGGAAGGAACTCTGCCGTGGCGGAGATTGGAAAGTTTAAACTCTCGGGATTCCTCGCGTGGATCATCTGGGCGTTTGTCCACATCAGATATCTGATCGAATTCGACAATAAAATAGTCGTCCTGTTCAGGTGGGCATGGAATTATTTCACGAGAAAAAGGGGCGTGAGGCTTATTACCGGAGATACGCCCGCCACGCTTATAGAAAATAAGAAGAAAAAACTCAGCGGCTGA
- a CDS encoding cation:proton antiporter, with product MDEHLLIGFITIIVLGIGAQWIAWRIGLPAILLLLISGFIAGPATGFIDPNLIFGELLLPIVSVSVAVILFEGGLSLKFSELREIRKVVLSLVTIGVIVSWAVSSVASYYLFGFDFRLAVLLGAILVVTGPTVIIPLLREIRPSGRVGSIIKWEGIVIDPIGALLAVLVFEAIVAGGVEKATEQVAFSVLKSFILGGVIGFAGAQAIIFILKKHWAPDHLQNPVSLMFVVAAFTISNFFQHESGLITVTIMGIVLANQKTVSIKHIMEFKETLRVLFIASLFIILAARLTAEDVKYLATFVSIVFLLVLFFIARPLSVFVSTFRSGLNFKEKLFLSWMAPRGIVAAAVSSVFALRLEQVGFDQAGDLVDVTFLVITATVAVYGLTASPLARRLGIAKPNPQGVLIVGAHSWARTIAKFLHENSYQVTMVDSNWTNISAARQDGIKAYYENILLEDVSEDIDLDDIGKLLALTPNDEVNSLAALHFIEYFGRSNVYQLTRQSKTRTMSEQSIPKHLSGRLLFIPEATYTNLSKRFGAGAVIKKTPLTEEFTYESFKSHYGERAIPLFLIRENGELAVFAHDNAPVPQPGQQIVALVSNGEEE from the coding sequence ATGGATGAGCATTTATTAATAGGCTTTATAACAATAATTGTTCTCGGAATCGGCGCACAGTGGATAGCCTGGCGCATAGGGCTTCCCGCTATCCTCCTTCTTCTGATAAGCGGATTTATCGCGGGGCCCGCCACAGGTTTTATTGACCCGAATTTGATATTCGGAGAGCTTTTGCTTCCGATTGTTTCGGTATCGGTGGCGGTGATACTGTTCGAGGGGGGGTTAAGTCTAAAGTTCTCGGAGTTGCGCGAAATAAGGAAAGTCGTGCTCAGTCTCGTGACAATAGGCGTTATTGTCTCGTGGGCCGTTTCGTCCGTCGCCTCATATTACCTGTTCGGATTCGATTTCCGTCTGGCCGTGCTGCTCGGGGCGATTCTGGTCGTCACGGGGCCTACGGTGATTATTCCCCTGCTGAGGGAAATAAGACCCTCCGGAAGGGTGGGTTCCATAATTAAATGGGAGGGGATAGTCATAGACCCTATAGGGGCGCTTCTCGCGGTGCTGGTGTTCGAGGCTATCGTTGCGGGAGGGGTGGAGAAAGCGACGGAACAGGTCGCTTTCAGCGTATTGAAATCTTTTATTCTGGGCGGCGTGATAGGTTTTGCAGGCGCACAGGCAATAATTTTTATTCTTAAAAAACACTGGGCGCCTGACCATCTGCAAAATCCTGTGTCACTGATGTTCGTGGTAGCCGCCTTCACGATCTCTAATTTCTTTCAGCATGAGTCGGGTCTTATCACCGTGACCATTATGGGCATTGTGCTTGCCAATCAGAAGACCGTAAGCATAAAGCACATAATGGAATTTAAGGAGACCCTTCGGGTTCTTTTTATCGCGAGTCTTTTCATTATACTGGCCGCAAGGCTTACGGCTGAGGATGTGAAGTATCTGGCAACTTTCGTCAGCATAGTTTTCCTGCTCGTTTTATTCTTCATTGCCCGTCCTCTGAGCGTATTTGTCTCGACTTTCCGGAGCGGCTTGAATTTCAAAGAGAAGCTTTTTCTGTCCTGGATGGCTCCACGGGGTATTGTCGCGGCCGCCGTATCTTCTGTCTTTGCCCTGCGGCTCGAGCAGGTTGGTTTTGATCAGGCCGGGGATCTGGTCGATGTAACGTTTCTTGTAATTACCGCGACGGTGGCCGTTTACGGTCTTACCGCGAGTCCTCTGGCCAGGCGTCTGGGTATAGCCAAGCCTAACCCCCAGGGGGTACTGATAGTCGGGGCCCACAGCTGGGCGAGAACTATCGCGAAATTCCTTCATGAAAACAGCTACCAGGTGACTATGGTTGACTCAAACTGGACCAATATTTCCGCCGCACGGCAGGACGGTATCAAGGCGTACTACGAGAATATACTCCTTGAAGACGTCTCCGAGGATATAGACCTCGACGATATAGGCAAGCTCCTTGCGCTTACTCCGAACGACGAGGTAAATTCCCTGGCGGCGCTCCATTTCATCGAGTACTTCGGACGGTCTAATGTATATCAGCTTACGAGACAGTCCAAGACCAGGACAATGTCCGAACAGAGCATACCGAAGCACCTGAGCGGAAGGCTGCTTTTCATCCCGGAGGCTACTTATACGAACCTTTCGAAGAGATTCGGCGCGGGCGCAGTAATCAAGAAAACCCCGCTCACCGAGGAGTTCACCTACGAGTCTTTCAAATCACATTACGGGGAAAGAGCCATTCCGCTTTTCCTTATCAGGGAAAACGGTGAGCTTGCTGTATTCGCTCATGATAACGCACCCGTTCCTCAGCCCGGACAGCAGATTGTGGCGCTTGTGAGCAATGGTGAGGAGGAGTGA
- a CDS encoding CBS domain-containing protein, protein MLEELKVRDLIGARDKVFFVGADDTADIAALKLRNFKVRTTGVMKDGQIVGVVGHSDFATKIVALGKKPSDVKIADIMSTKLHTVNLDTSFYECLDLMNEHSISHLFILDQDGEYYGMLAWSDLQRRLIQELKYQLKVAQEYAFGPYIKEMS, encoded by the coding sequence ATGTTAGAAGAATTAAAAGTACGGGATTTAATCGGCGCGAGAGACAAGGTGTTTTTTGTGGGTGCTGACGATACCGCCGACATCGCTGCTCTCAAACTCAGGAACTTCAAGGTGAGGACTACAGGCGTCATGAAAGACGGGCAGATCGTGGGTGTTGTGGGGCACAGCGATTTCGCAACCAAGATTGTAGCGCTCGGCAAAAAGCCTTCCGACGTAAAGATCGCCGATATAATGAGTACCAAACTGCATACGGTCAATCTCGACACATCATTTTACGAATGCCTGGACCTGATGAATGAACACAGCATATCACACCTCTTCATACTCGATCAGGACGGCGAATATTACGGCATGCTCGCGTGGAGCGATTTACAGAGAAGGCTCATACAGGAGCTCAAGTACCAGCTCAAGGTAGCCCAGGAATACGCGTTCGGACCTTACATAAAGGAAATGTCCTGA
- a CDS encoding sulfurtransferase, with protein sequence MADYAHPEVLVSTEWVSEHLDDPDIRIVESDEDVLLYDVGHIEGAVKVDWQTDLQDQLVRDYIDKDKFEGLMSQKGISNDTTVVFYGDKNNWWACYAFWVFKLFGHERCLIMNGGRQKWVEEDRPLTREVPDYPKTDYKVSGTNESIRAFRDEVTKHIGSNNPLIDVRSPKEYSGELLHMEAYPQEGALRGGHIPGAANVPWATAVNEDGTFKSADDLKSIYMEEKGLKNGDDVIAYCRIGERSSHTWFVLTYLLGFDKVRNYDGSWTEWGNLVRAPIEKP encoded by the coding sequence ATGGCAGATTACGCACACCCCGAAGTGCTGGTTAGCACGGAGTGGGTCTCGGAGCACCTTGACGACCCGGATATAAGAATAGTAGAGTCGGACGAGGACGTATTGTTATACGATGTGGGGCATATAGAAGGCGCAGTCAAGGTTGACTGGCAGACGGACCTCCAGGATCAGCTGGTTAGGGATTATATAGACAAGGATAAATTCGAGGGGCTTATGTCTCAAAAGGGCATCTCCAATGATACCACGGTCGTATTTTACGGCGACAAGAATAACTGGTGGGCTTGCTACGCGTTCTGGGTATTCAAGCTTTTCGGGCACGAGAGGTGTCTGATTATGAACGGAGGCAGGCAGAAGTGGGTGGAAGAAGACCGCCCGCTTACCAGGGAAGTTCCCGATTACCCGAAGACGGATTACAAAGTCTCCGGCACAAATGAATCGATCCGGGCCTTCAGGGATGAAGTAACGAAACATATCGGTTCGAATAATCCTCTCATAGACGTGCGCTCCCCCAAGGAGTACTCGGGCGAGCTTCTCCATATGGAAGCCTACCCTCAGGAAGGCGCTCTCAGGGGCGGACACATACCGGGCGCCGCGAATGTGCCCTGGGCTACTGCTGTTAACGAGGACGGTACTTTTAAGTCCGCCGACGATCTCAAGTCCATTTATATGGAAGAGAAGGGGCTGAAGAACGGGGATGACGTGATCGCCTACTGCAGGATAGGGGAGAGGTCCTCCCACACGTGGTTCGTGTTGACTTATCTTCTCGGTTTCGACAAGGTAAGAAATTACGACGGGTCTTGGACCGAATGGGGCAACCTTGTCAGAGCGCCTATCGAAAAGCCCTGA
- a CDS encoding SufE family protein, protein MKIDEIIDQFREADYQETLAMLLDYSEGLPELPQEYEEARDAGFNRVPECETPVFVFIDVKDGRVRIYADVPEESPTVRGFVALLVDAFNGVTAEEVLSAPENLISSLSLDQKLGTRRMFGLSAVYNRIKSEVKKAGGLQ, encoded by the coding sequence ATGAAAATCGATGAAATTATAGATCAGTTCAGGGAAGCTGATTATCAGGAGACACTTGCGATGCTCCTTGATTACTCGGAGGGCCTCCCGGAGCTTCCGCAGGAATACGAGGAGGCGCGGGACGCGGGTTTCAACCGGGTTCCCGAGTGTGAGACCCCCGTATTTGTTTTCATTGACGTTAAGGACGGACGGGTTCGGATTTATGCGGATGTGCCTGAGGAATCGCCGACGGTGAGGGGGTTTGTAGCCCTTCTGGTCGATGCCTTCAACGGTGTGACGGCTGAGGAGGTATTATCAGCGCCCGAAAACCTGATAAGCAGCCTGAGTCTGGACCAGAAACTCGGAACCAGACGCATGTTCGGCCTGAGCGCGGTCTATAACCGTATCAAAAGCGAAGTCAAAAAAGCGGGCGGGCTTCAGTGA